TCTCCAGTTCATTGGGAGATTCCATTAGCATGGATAACCTTAAGGTACAAATTGATATTTCGGCAACATTGTCTGACAAGACTAAACACTTAGAAAGTGTAGCGCAAGAAGATGGATTTTCTCTAATTGTTCCACCAATGGATTTCACATTAAGGCTCACTCAAGGAGAGAAGAGCCTTGAAATATCAAAATTCAACGAATATGTGGAGCGGACGTTCACCCTTCCCGATAACGTTAACCCAAACAAGATCATGACAGGTGTAATCGTCGGAGAAGATGGGCAGGCTCGTTCCGTACCGACTAAAATTCTGGAGAAACACGGGAAACATTATGCTCAAATCAAAAGTATGGCTAACGGCACTTACGCAGTTATATGGTATCCGGTTGAGTTCGTAGATACGGTCAACCATTGGGCGGAGAAGGCAATCCATCAAATGGGGTCACGGATGGTGACCCTTGGGACAGACCGAACTCAATTTAATCCAGACCGTGTTGTTTCCGGCGCTGAATTCGTTGCTATCCTTGCCCGTGGATTGGGACTGCAAATTGAAGGGGAAACAACGATGATTAAAAATCATCCCACCTTCCGCCCAAATGAAGCAATTACACGTGAGCAGGCGATGGTTTGGATTTTGAGAGCCATTGAAGTAACCGGTTTAAAGCCGAAGTTCTCTACTAAGACAAAAATGGTGATTCTAGAACAGTTTTCCGATGCAGGTAAGGTATCCGATTGGTCCAAGGAAGCCGTTGAATTTTGCCTAAATAACGGTATTGTGAATGGGAGAAGCCTTTCGTCACTGGCAGCGGATACGTTTCTAACCAGAGCTGAAGCTGTCACTATCGTTCAAAGAATTCTTGAGAAATCAGGACTAGTCTAAACCTTATTTCAACACAATGAAGAATAGATAAATACCAAAGAAAGTCGCTAATTGAGTTGGCGACTTTCTTTGGTATCTTTTAAAGATACTGAGTAGTTCGATCATTTTGTTTTATTAAACCTATTACTTGACAGAGGTTTAGTCAGTGAATTTTTGTTTGTTTAGAGAATCTTGACCATGTTTATTTCCGAATTGTTCCATACTGTCTAGTATAGGAAGAAAGTCTATTCCTTTTTCGGTTAGTGAATATTCAACTTTGGGCGGAATCTCTGAGAAAACATGGCGCTCAATAAATCCATCTTGCTCTAATTCCCTTAATTGTTTAGTTAACGAACCTTGTGAAATATCAGTGAAAATGGACTTTATCTCCCCAAAACGTCGTGTTTGCTTTGAAAGAAGCCAAAGAATCATAATTTTCCATCTTCCTGAAAGGACATGTTGGGTGTGAATTATTCCATATACAATGGAGTCTCCATTGATCAAATCAGTATTGATGCCATCCTTGCAGATTCGGCCCATTATCTATCTTCCTTTCGCTTCATTAGTACTAAAAAAGTGACTTGGTCACATTTTTTTGCCTACTTCCAATGTCAAAGAGATCTGTTTATTATATGAGACATCCATTACTAACTCAATCACTATTTCGATGATATGAAGGGAGTCTTTTTATGAATAGAGTAACCAAATTACTGGGGATTAAATATCCCATTATATCGGCAGCTATGAGCTGGGTTACCTCGGCTAAATTTGTTGCTGCAGTTTCAAACGCTGGAGGGATGGGAGTTCTTGGGCCGAATGCTGGTCAAAACAACTCGGCGAAAAGTTTAGATGAATTTATAGAAGGTGTACGAAGTGAGATCAGGAAAGTAAGGGAGTTGACGGATAAACCGTTTGCAGTCAATTACATTTTACCCTTCGATGTTAATGGGACAAGTTTATTCACTAACGCGTTGTTTGATGTTTTAGTTGAAGAGAATGTAAAAATTGTTGTAGTTATTGGAACTATAATGCATCAAAATGAAATAGAGAAACTAAAAAAACACGATTTCACAGTAATTTATCGCCCAATTAACCCCACAGTTCAAAATTTAATTGAAGCTGAGACTGCAGGAGTAGACGCCCTCATTGTAACTGGGAATGAAGCAGGAGGTCATATTAGCCAGTATGAAATTAGTCTGTTCACACTTGTTCCTCAAGCTGCAGATTCTTTAAATATCCCCTTTATTGCAGCAGGAGGAATTATCGATGGCAGAGGAGTACAAGCTGTAATGAATCTAGGCGCAGAAGGAGTATACATGGGCACTCGTTTTGTAGCGACTCATGAGAATCCAGCCAGTGATGCGGCCAAGCAAGCAATTCTTCAAGTTAGTAGTGATGAATTTCTCAGACTTGAAGGAGCTAATGAACGAACCATTCCTACAATTGGAGGTAAGAGAGCCTTTCAACTTATTAAAGAAGGAAAACTCGATGAAGCTGGAACTTATATCAAAAATGGATTTAAAACTGGATTACTGGACGGTAATCTGGAGATTGGCACAATTTCTATCTCTCCATCGGCAGGAGGAATCAAAGAAATTAAAACATGTAAACAGGTTATAGATGAGATTGTGAATGCTATTTCATAATCAAAAGGCTCTCATTCTCAACTAAAGACGAAGTATTTCGTTTCATAAACCAACAGCGGCGACCTTTTCCCGAATAATCCGGGAAAAGGTCGCCGCTTAATATGAAGTTTTTTTGTTGTCTATATCTAAATTATTATTTAATTTGAATTAGAAAAGAACGAATGAAATACTTCTATCAAATCGTCCTCCGCTTGAAGCCCGAGTTGTTTTTGCTCTTCAGTTGTATATTTTAGTTCCTCATCATTTTGAGGTTTCATTACCTCTGACGTATCCATAAAAGGATGGAATGCCTTCTCGTAAGAGAATACCTGAGTCGGTACGCCTGCCTTATTCAAAATATCTATATATGGCTTAGCCGAATTAGATATCTCATCTTGACCGCCTAGCACAAAAACTGTGGAGGCAAGAGGTACTTGTGCATCAGTTGGGATCTCTTCATCCATCAAGTTTGGCGTAAGTACAGGAATAACAGACATTAGATAAGGAACTACTAGGACTTGTCCAGCCAATTTAAAATTTTCTGATTGCAATAACAGGGAGGTATTTGCCACATGATAACTACCCGCACTAAAACCCATAGTCGCAAATTTACTGGAATCAATATTATACTCATCTTCATGCGCAGCAAAATAATAGATGGTGTCTCTAATTTCTTCAGCAGGATAAGGAATAAATTTTTCGTCCAGTTTTTTATAGTTAATCGAGACAATCATCGCCTGCCATTTTTCCATAACTCTAGCATTAAATGTATCTAGCATGTCTGCTGCTCCACCGAAAAATCCACCACCATGCACCATGAATATAACAGGTAATTTTTTATCTTCACTCCCCTCTGGACGATATAGAATGGTTTCTACATCATCAATACCTTCTCGTGGTACAGTAAATCGCGTTCCCAACAACTCATCATCTGACTTCACCCACTGGGCTCTATCTTCAGCTGCATCTCTTGCTACTAACCGAGCAAGTTGTACAGGATTTGTTACAAAAAATATGGCTGTTGCAGCAACTAGGAATGTTAAAACTCCAAAACCAATACCTAGTTTCTTCAACCATTTTCTATTTTTTTTATTTTTTTTCTTCATCAGCAAAGTACTCCTTTTTGTCTATTTGATATTTACATGTTACATATGTATCATTGATCTTAGAGTATCGTTTTTATTAGGTCAATTACTATGGGGAAAATGAAACAGAAAGGCAATTGTGTAACATGAAAAATAAAGATAAGGCTAGTTATGTAAAAGAAAAAATCTCAAGTGCATTTTTTCAACTGTTTGATGAAAAAGAGTTTGCGGAAATATCTATCAAAGAAATCACTATAAGAGCTCAAGTTAGTCGTGTCTCATTTTACCGAAATTTCGAAACCAAGGAAGATATCTTGCGTTATTATATCCACCAAAAAATGAGTGAATGGAGGCAAACAACCGATTTAGTAAAGGAATCTAACTTTAAAATAGTTATTGCCGACCTTTTCGAACATTATAAGGAGCATAATGATTTTTATCTTCTTCTTTATAAAAGAGGTTTTTCTTATTTGATTTTGGAAGATATTCAAACCATATGGGGAGCAAGAGAGAACCAAACTAATAAGGATGCTTACGTATATGCATATCTCACTTATGGTTTATTTGGTTGGATAAATGAATGGTTTGCAAGAGGAATGCAAGAATCGGCAAAAGATATTCTAGAGCTCTTTGAGGAAAAAGACGAAAAATAATCATCTCGATTAGATTTATCCCGCACAATATACCGCTTTTTTAAGGGACCATGATCATGTCTCTTCATGAGTACAAGAACATGGTTCCTTTGCCGAAGGGATACAACATTCTACTATTGACAATTTGAGACGTCATCTAATTCTTGAACTTTTAAGAGGGTGTACTTTCAATTTTCTTAGCAGCTGGGGAGAACAATCCAGCGATCATTACTGCAATTATTACTACAATTAGGGCATAGAGCAGTCCTACTGATTCTCCTAAAAGTCCAATGAAAGGGGGACCAACCAAAAAAGATAAATAACCTAATGTGGAAACGAAAGCAACTCTCTCCGTTGCACCATTGGCATTATCCCCAGCAGCGGACAAACCTACGGGAAATCCTAAAGATGCACCAATTCCCCATAAAAAAACTCCAGCTGCAGCAAAGTAGAAATTAATATCAAGTATCACAACTGCTAATCCCAATACGGCTAATATTGCAGCTGATACCAATATTGAAACTCGGCCAAAGCGGTCTAGTAAGAAGCCACCGGATATACGGCCAATTAGCATAGCTAATAAAAAAATACCATATACAATCGTACCTGTAACATGAGTCACCTGGTAAGCATCTACAAATAAAATGGGTAACCAATCATTTGCCGTACCTTCTGCCAAAGCCATTCCCATAACAATAATACCAATGTAAAATAGTCTTGATTCTTTGAAAATGCTAACCTTGGTTTGTGGAGAAGTGAGTGAATGATCAGTTATTAGATCGACTTTTCCTGTTGCCGTCGGTAAATACTTTATACAAATAACTCCAAACAAGATAATCACAAAAGCGATAATTATAAAATGTATAAAGACAGGAACTTTTAGTGATATGGCAAGTGACCCTAAGCCTACTCCTAAGAGAGTGCCTCCACTAAATGAAGCATGAAGAGCGGGAAGTAATGTTTTATTGGTACTTCGCTCAAGTGCTGCTCCCTCCACATTTTGAGCTACGTCTATAATTCCATAACCAAGCCCGAAAACAACAAGACCTGAGAAAACTAGTAGCTTTATAGCCAATAGAATGCTAAAACCAGCTATAAGCAATCCTAAGGACAAAATGATAACGCTTAAGGCAATTGCTTTTCGTGCTCCTATATGACGGATCACCCAACTTGCAGATACAAGACCAACAATTGCGCCAGCAGCAATTCCAAAAATGATCCAGCCCATCATTGAAGTAGAAGCATGAAGAATATCTCTTACCTCAGGTGTTCTCGAAGTCCACGAAGAAAAAGCCATTCCCGACAGAGCAAAGAAAATAAACAAAGAAATTTTCCACTTG
Above is a window of Paenibacillus sp. E222 DNA encoding:
- a CDS encoding nitronate monooxygenase family protein; this encodes MNRVTKLLGIKYPIISAAMSWVTSAKFVAAVSNAGGMGVLGPNAGQNNSAKSLDEFIEGVRSEIRKVRELTDKPFAVNYILPFDVNGTSLFTNALFDVLVEENVKIVVVIGTIMHQNEIEKLKKHDFTVIYRPINPTVQNLIEAETAGVDALIVTGNEAGGHISQYEISLFTLVPQAADSLNIPFIAAGGIIDGRGVQAVMNLGAEGVYMGTRFVATHENPASDAAKQAILQVSSDEFLRLEGANERTIPTIGGKRAFQLIKEGKLDEAGTYIKNGFKTGLLDGNLEIGTISISPSAGGIKEIKTCKQVIDEIVNAIS
- a CDS encoding alpha/beta hydrolase, whose amino-acid sequence is MKKKNKKNRKWLKKLGIGFGVLTFLVAATAIFFVTNPVQLARLVARDAAEDRAQWVKSDDELLGTRFTVPREGIDDVETILYRPEGSEDKKLPVIFMVHGGGFFGGAADMLDTFNARVMEKWQAMIVSINYKKLDEKFIPYPAEEIRDTIYYFAAHEDEYNIDSSKFATMGFSAGSYHVANTSLLLQSENFKLAGQVLVVPYLMSVIPVLTPNLMDEEIPTDAQVPLASTVFVLGGQDEISNSAKPYIDILNKAGVPTQVFSYEKAFHPFMDTSEVMKPQNDEELKYTTEEQKQLGLQAEDDLIEVFHSFFSNSN
- a CDS encoding helix-turn-helix domain-containing protein; this encodes MGRICKDGINTDLINGDSIVYGIIHTQHVLSGRWKIMILWLLSKQTRRFGEIKSIFTDISQGSLTKQLRELEQDGFIERHVFSEIPPKVEYSLTEKGIDFLPILDSMEQFGNKHGQDSLNKQKFTD
- a CDS encoding TetR/AcrR family transcriptional regulator, with amino-acid sequence MKNKDKASYVKEKISSAFFQLFDEKEFAEISIKEITIRAQVSRVSFYRNFETKEDILRYYIHQKMSEWRQTTDLVKESNFKIVIADLFEHYKEHNDFYLLLYKRGFSYLILEDIQTIWGARENQTNKDAYVYAYLTYGLFGWINEWFARGMQESAKDILELFEEKDEK
- a CDS encoding MFS transporter; translated protein: MGQNNDITVILNINKWKISLFIFFALSGMAFSSWTSRTPEVRDILHASTSMMGWIIFGIAAGAIVGLVSASWVIRHIGARKAIALSVIILSLGLLIAGFSILLAIKLLVFSGLVVFGLGYGIIDVAQNVEGAALERSTNKTLLPALHASFSGGTLLGVGLGSLAISLKVPVFIHFIIIAFVIILFGVICIKYLPTATGKVDLITDHSLTSPQTKVSIFKESRLFYIGIIVMGMALAEGTANDWLPILFVDAYQVTHVTGTIVYGIFLLAMLIGRISGGFLLDRFGRVSILVSAAILAVLGLAVVILDINFYFAAAGVFLWGIGASLGFPVGLSAAGDNANGATERVAFVSTLGYLSFLVGPPFIGLLGESVGLLYALIVVIIAVMIAGLFSPAAKKIESTPS